Proteins from one Thaumasiovibrio subtropicus genomic window:
- a CDS encoding metal ABC transporter solute-binding protein, Zn/Mn family: protein MLSKTLTALILALLAAPASAITIFACQPDWAALAKAHAPDATIYSATTAFQDPHYIQARPSLISKMRKADLVLCSGAELEIGWLPEIFRQSRNGAAADPERGLLYIAMLIPLLDKPAKVDRAMGDVHAHGNPHVQFAIDDMPLFSEKLAERLVQLDPDNAAQYQKNGIVFRVKWGQKQREWREKAAPLAGKQVVAYHATYRYLFEWLGIEQVADLEPKPGISPTTSHLNTLTKLNTDDIYAIVYSTHQTSNAADWLGKKTGLPQLVLPQSVGGSERAQDLFTLIDDSIDKLLEPME, encoded by the coding sequence ATGCTTTCTAAAACTTTGACGGCACTCATACTGGCGCTTTTGGCGGCGCCAGCCAGTGCGATAACTATCTTTGCATGCCAACCTGATTGGGCAGCGCTCGCCAAGGCTCACGCGCCTGATGCGACCATCTATAGCGCAACAACGGCCTTTCAAGACCCGCACTATATCCAAGCGCGGCCGTCATTAATCTCTAAAATGCGCAAAGCTGATCTTGTACTTTGTTCAGGAGCAGAACTCGAGATTGGTTGGCTTCCCGAAATCTTTCGCCAAAGTCGCAATGGCGCGGCTGCCGATCCCGAGCGCGGACTGCTTTACATCGCAATGTTAATTCCATTGTTAGATAAACCGGCCAAAGTCGATCGCGCCATGGGTGATGTCCATGCACATGGTAATCCTCATGTGCAATTTGCCATTGATGATATGCCGCTGTTTTCGGAAAAGTTAGCTGAGCGGTTAGTTCAGCTAGACCCTGACAATGCAGCGCAATACCAGAAAAACGGTATCGTATTTCGAGTCAAGTGGGGGCAAAAACAGCGCGAGTGGCGAGAGAAAGCTGCACCTTTGGCTGGAAAACAGGTCGTTGCTTACCACGCGACCTATCGTTATCTCTTTGAGTGGCTCGGTATTGAGCAAGTGGCAGATTTAGAGCCTAAACCCGGGATTTCACCGACCACGTCACATTTAAATACACTGACGAAACTGAATACTGACGACATTTACGCCATTGTTTACTCAACGCATCAAACGAGTAATGCAGCAGATTGGTTAGGAAAAAAAACGGGACTCCCTCAGCTCGTGTTACCCCAAAGTGTTGGAGGCAGTGAAAGAGCACAAGACCTCTTTACCCTCATCGACGACAGTATCGATAAATTACTCGAGCCAATGGAATAA